AGCCGATGGCTGTTGCTGAGCAGCTGCAGGAGGTGGCGAGAGCGCAAGGGACAGCCTGTGTAGTAGATGAGTTTACGAGCCGAAGGCAGACCATCAGGAAGGATTTCAAACTTCTTCCCCTGTGAGGGTGGAGAAAAATAAGACGGCACACGTCTTATTGTTGATTCCAGGACTCTGTGATTTACAGCAGTTAATATTACGAGATTATGACATTGGAATGTAGATCTGAAATTATGATTAAATGCCAGAAAGGCCAGAGGACAAACATTAGTGGGGGAGCAAAAGCCTGCTCTTGCAATCCAAGagtttgttgccaaacacaaatCAACAATCAGCCCATGTATCTGTTCTTCATTTCCTCTTCTACAGAAACAGCATTTTTGAGCTGTTTTGATGATTTTCCAGGCAGAGGACATGTTGGCCCGATGCACGGAAAAAGTGAAATGGTGGGCTCATGCTTTCTCCCGCGCCTTTTGGCAGTGGCTCGGTTCCAGGAACAGCTGTCTGTGGTGTCAGCAGGGTCGTCTTCAACGCAGACCACGAAACATTTCTGCATTTACAAAGGCAGGGCTGGTTAAAATGTTCATTTCTACCCACAGAGCTGGCTGCACTCCATTTATCCGGGCCTTTTTAAAGAAAGATGCTGAATCTAAATTTGCTTAAAGCGAGTCATAGGCATTCAGCATTGCATTATTGGGAAATGAGTTCATAAAACCCGACCCAAATTTTTTTTGACGGCGGCTTTCCTATAAAAGCTCATTTTCTCTGGGCAGAGCCATCCTTGAGGCAGTGAGATTTCCTGTTCAAACCCCTGGACCGGCAGAAAAACTTTGGGTGGGAAATTGCAGGAGAAATTCTCTTCCATACCTCAAGTCTTTAACCCCAAACTGCCCCTCTGCAGCTTCACGAGGCCGCCAGTAAAACAAAAGCTGAAGTCAGACTGAGCATCAGCCGTGTTGGAATGAAGCAAACTGGGCTTTTTCAAGCGTTGACATCTGACAACAGATGCGTGTGGGAATGAGAGATCGGTTGGGTTTTAAGCCTATGCGTCCACAAAAACGCACTAAACATGTGGATGAATGGATAAAGAAGGCTGCCAGTGTTTAATGAATAAGTAGATGTTTGTGGAGAAATATGtggatttttgttttaactctcgTTCTTCACAGTTTCTCATTTCCATAAATGACAGAGATTAAATACAAACAACCAAGTTATACATCTGGAACTGTTGCAATGTTTACAGCAACATATGAATGATTCTGAGAGGAAGGGGTGGAAGTTTTGTAGCTCAATGTCTGGATCAGGCTTCCCCACTGGTGCTAACTCTATACAGAGTCGTACCAGTAAGCTGGTGTCGAGTGGCAGGTTATTAAAAGCTTTTAAGAGGCCACTTTAGGCAGGTTCTTGTTTCACGCAGTACACATGATCAGTCCTTAGAAAATCATTGGACAAGTTTCCTCAACAAGGCCGCCTCAACAGGCCCACACACACTGAAAACCCACAGTGTCACCAAGGGGCTGCTGTCGAGCTATCCCTCAACGAGACCAGCATTGACCAAAGTGCTGGTGAGCCAGAGGTTACGGTCCAAGCTGACATCATTTCAGGTTTCAGAGGCACAAGCTGAAAACACACTCCTCCCTCATTTAAACTTCGATACCAAAAATCATCTCAAATCATTCCAGAGACCAAAAGCCAGAATCAAAAATCCCCCCGAAACCATCATGACATCTGCAGTTCATTGACCCACGAGTCCCTCTGCTCGCTCCGCTCTCTGGCCCATCTGCTGCTGCACCAGTGCTGCTGTTGGACGTGACTCGTGGGTGGGGTCGAGGAGAAAGCCTGTTATTCAGGAGAAGGGTGGGACGGGACAACAAGGAGCCCTTTGGGTCCACAGTTAAAACCACAACCACGCCAGCGCTCGTGCATTCTCACAGCGCTCCAGACTGCACCAGTGGAGAGAAACCaccgaaaaaaacaaaatgaggaAAACAGGATGTCTGCACTGCGAGCTGTGCAGCAGACACAACAGCCGTTTGAACCCAAATTAGCCTAAACTCACTCTTAGATGAAGACATCTCCCTTTTTGGGACAATAAAAGAAGTTTCTCTAATAACTTACAGGCTGTTAACTTCACTCCGTGGTATAAAAATAAATGAGGAATCCAAATTTAGATTGGAGCCCGTTTTTGTGCGACGGCAGCGATAAGCGCTAATGATCTCCCTGGATTGCGATTAAAAACCCAAGTGGCAGAAATCATGAGGGTGTCAGAGTGAAATAGACATATAGTAAGCTTCTCTGCCTCCCTGCGATAACAGAAACCTTCCAGATTTAAGTGACTGCTGCGCTCAGCTTAACGACGAGCTGACTCAGAGCAGAGATGAGAAGATTTAACAGGATTTCCTTCAAGGGGCAAAGGCACATCAGAGATAATTAATAAAATGGGAGCAGCAAGACAGGTTTATCATAAAAAAGGAAATCCGGTCGTTGATTACATAAAAATGTGTATGTAGTATACACtactgtgtgtgcgtgcatgtgtgtgtgtgcaaggaACGTCTTTCAAAATCCCTGATTAGTTCCAGAGGACTTGCAGGCTAAGATGAAACAGcagtgtggagaaaaggaggctTGAGTCAAAATTTCCACAATCCTGAGCAGGAGCTTGGCCTCCACAAACATCGCCATAAGTCAAGGGAACGCTTGGGTTTCATCACTGCTCAAGTTCATtcaaaaacaacagcagaactaCAGCACCTATGAAAAAGACTCCTCTGGGCTATGTGATCTGACGCTGCATCTGACTCACCACAAATACCAGTTTTCCCACGTTGGTCCAGGGGAAGTCGTACAGCAGCTGCCTCACAGAGCCGACGTTCTGCAACACAGAAGCACAACCATGTGGATGCTTTGCAACTAAACAACGACCACAGAGAACAGTGACAATACTGCCGCTACATGCTCAGGCTGCCCCGCCCACCACCTTTTCCTCTATTTGTTAGCGACCGGCTGAGGTGCACGTGCTTACAACGTCTCCTCATTGTTGaggggaaagaaaggaaaagaggaAACACGCTGACATGTAGTAACACGTTGGACAAACAGTGGCTAAATTCTGTGGAGGAGTGTTGTCAGAAGGGCCCAGCGAGCATGCGCACACTTTTCCTCCCTCACCTCTTTCTGCCCAGCAAAGCTGCAGCTCGCTGTTAACTCGGACTGTTCCCGACTTAAACTAAGTCGCAGTTCAACACTTAAAACATATTTGGCAAACCActcacattcttttttttacctgttacctgttacacGGCAGGAATATACTGTTGTTAATCGCTAGGTAAGAAACTGTACCTGAAATATTTGGATTCCGCGTAAAGTCAGTCCCAACGTGAGAGATGCCTCGACTTCTTTCTTGTCCTGtcgaaaaataaaatgaaaaacacgCGAGAAGAAAATTCAATTCCAGATAAGGTGCAAAACATCTGTATTGATGTAATGTTCATCTCATCaataatgcattgatttgtACCAGAGAGAGTGGTTGAACATCAGATTATCTGATGTGACAACAGTAGCAGCTCTCACCTTGTAAAGTCTGTAGTAGtggactgtgacatcatcaagcTGGGCACACTCCTTAATGTACTTGAGGTGTGCTTCTGAAGCCGTGAGGGCGAACTGGTCTTTGTGCATGTTCGGGATATGTCTCAGGATGTATTCACGGCCACGTTTGGCTATCACCTGAGCAGGGGCAGAGACAGAGGGAGCCATCAGTCTTGGCTTCCCTGAAGTTGCACAGACTCGTGATAGCAGAATGAAGCCGCCTGCTGCAGGGCAAACAGGTGTTGGCCACGACAGACCGAATGAGAGTCAGAAGCAGGAACCAGAACGATTTTGTAAGTTGAGCTTTTATGTGCCAACTAAATTTGAGAGAGATTTACTTTAGGGCAGCATGCATTGTTCAATTTACAACAATTTCCTGTTACTGCTGGTTTCAACTGTGATAAAGAGGCAGAAGGCTAATCACAGGAAGTGGAGGGCAATCAGACGGGTGTGGCTGTCAGGGGGGTGGCGGCGGCGGGGCAATGTTACCAGAATAACCACGTTAGCTGAGGcaagattgaaaaaaaatgaaataaataacagtGTGCCACTTCCAGGGACAAAAATAAACTCGATACTCCGGTTCTCATTTTCCCACATGCTCAGACGTGAAGGTATGGCTAAGTGTTTGGCACAGATTGATTAATGGAAGGTTGCTACAGATCCACATACTGTGCACACTGCAGGCCAGGACACTAAAACAATGGCTGACGGCCTGTAACTGCACTTTTAGCTTCTCAGTCAGTGACACAGCAATTTATTTCTTGTCTGCTTTAGCTTCAAACCCACTGACACATGGGACAGACTTACCACAGCTACATGGTCTGATACATTCGTGTGTTTACTATCTTATTCCCCTGTAGTGCTACTGTTATCGCAGAATTCTGCTAGAAGATAATTAAATTAacatccaaaagtaattaggaTTTTCATTTGTGTACGAACAAAAGCTAAAGATTTCTGTCTTCATCAAGGAATAAGAAGTGTGAGGTACTTATGGAAGAAAGTCAATCTGTAAAGTGGTGAGAGTTCAAAATGCAATCATGTGGAGAAGAATATTGAAGCCACGTGTGATTTGACGTGAACAGGAAGCCATCAGAGTGTGCAGGATGGTGATCGACTTAAATCACCCCTTTTCTCTGATAAGTTTGACACACAGCGGTATGTGTTGGAATACTCACCCATTGGGGGAAGTAGGCTTCGGGTTCAAAGTACTTCCCAAAGTGCTTATTGCGTTTGAAGTTGCCGAGGTCAGCCTGAAGAGCGAAGGCTGCGAGGAGGAAGTAGGCCTCCTCTCTTTGGATGCACTGCGAGAGGAGCACCTGTTTCCTCAGGTGCCAGTAGTAGTAGTACCTGGCTACCCGGTCGCTGCAggacagacagagagcagaTGGAGAATCTTTAAGGATTAACTGAGTGATGTTAGTACATGCTCATCATGGGAACAAACAGCTGAGGGGCTTTACTGACCTGATCAACCTCCCATTTTCCACATAGTACTGAGCTCTGAAGTGAATGATCATCGGAGGACCAAATTGGTCAATGCCCTGCAAAACATACAGTTGGAAGGGATTGTTCATCTCCTACAAACATCAAATTGCTAAGTTTACGACAGACAATACGAATGAGTACACTTTAGCATGCTTATAGTAGCTTTCTAGCTCATCAATGTTCATTCTTTTCCATCCAGAGGTTCTAAACTCTTGATTTCTACTTTAAACAACATTCTGAACATTACTTCACCTATTTTGGAAAAAAGATTATCTGACTTTTTTGAGAGTGTGAGGAGAAGGTCGTTACCACTCTCATTTGGAAGACTGATAATGTCTTGTCGTGATATTGCTGGGCTCAACAGTTCAACAACCAGACACAATGACCTCTTAGAGAATCTTGTTGTCACAGTGAGGTTGCCAAATGTGGTACAGAAACTCTGCGTGCATCAACTGTAGTCTCTGCAAAGAAGTCTTTATGTAACAAGCTGTGTTCTAAAGTTACATACAGCTCTGTGCAAATGTTTTAGGCACTTCAGGCTTCATTTTAGGCACAACCTGACTGGTGCTCAAACACGCCACATACTGTTAGTTTAGTCATTAGCTAATAATAGCAGTGGGTACCGGTTCCAGGGCAGGACTCTGCCAAATGTATTATTTTTCACCGACAGGAGGCACATAAGCTGAGTAGTGACCCTTCAGTGTGGCTTGGGTCCCATCCAGGTACCTGATGCTAAAAGAATGAGGCCGCGTGAGGACACCTGAGAATGCGGTCTGAATGACACAAACTCAAAGGGTTTTCAAAGAAGACTGTACTTACAGCTGTCAACCTGTGATTGACAAACTGAGTGCATGATAATGCAAGGTGAAGAGGCTGAAGCCACTGAGCCGACCAAAGAGCTAAATTTAAATGGAAATTCCCCCAAAGTTTATGTGGTCAAAATGTATGTGTTCTCTGCTAAAAATTTGATGGAAACTTGATAATCACTCCTTACCTTGCTTGCTTCCCTCTTCCATTCTTTGGGGCAATACTTGGACAGCTTCTGATCCAACTCCATATAGATGTGTTCATTATCTGTGGTACAGGCACAGGTTTTAACTCATTTATtctctgtgtgtttgagtgtgttcaAAGCTTGATATATAGGTGCACAGGGAAATCCTCTTTGAATGCTCCCTGTTCAAATCCTGCCTCAGGGCAATCACATCAGACTACCTCAGCACATCCTTTTGAACGCTGAGTCTCActtctccatctctctctgtAAAGTGTTTATCTACACCTGAGGCGACGCCTTTCATGAGTTGCAGTCTGCTGATCTGACAATGTTGAGTTTCTATATAATAGCATCCAGTTGAAAAGCAAAAGGTGCGCGAAGAGCAGGAGCAGAGCCTTTCTGACAGCTTTGGAAAGATGACCGGGAGTGCTTGCTTCCAGATTCTTCAGGGAGTTTAGATTTTATTCTGTGACAGTTTCACTTTTCTGTAGTTAAGACTTCTACCGCTGTCTTTTCAAAGATGTGGACACCAATAGTAAGAGAGAACGTCTATTTTTTATAAGCAAATAAGTCAAATCGGCAACTGCTAACATCTGCAAAAAATGGATTTTAATCAGCCTTTGTGGAGACACCTGCAGTTTTTACCATGGGAACTGCATTTTTAGACTCCTGAAAACGCAACCTTGCATTACTTGTGGTGAATCCTCTCTAAAAAATAAGAATTATGCCCATCTGAACCTGGGTCTGGTGCAGATGCTGTGGTCAGGGTGACACTGGGTAACCCACAGGGAGTGGGTGGCCTCTGTTTGCCTTGAGGATTTCACGCTGTTCAGACAAGTACTCCAGGAATGTCCCACAATCAGACCCATTGGCTCCTGCTCATCTGACCTGCTGTGCCACTATTGGCTCATCTGGAGGCCAGTAGTCTGAAAACACACGCTCCCCTTGCAGCTGCCTACAAACGTCACCTGTCGGCTgccccaccacagcacagacacagTGACTCATTCCAGACGTACGACTCTCGTCGAGCCTCGTCACTGTCAAAAACAATTTGAGCTTTTCCACACAATGGGAGGCAGTCATGACGAGGAGGCCCCGGTTCCTCAAAGACCATCATCACGGACAGGCGTGAGAAGCCACTTTTAGGGCCGATTCCTGTCTCTCAGCAAAGTTACTGGTTTGAGGAAAGTAACTGCCTAAAGCTCTTGTGCTCTTGGTAATAGGTTGTTTAATATCAAACGGAAAAAAACAGGTGACAATTGCTTATTGTGGGTGAAacgtaagaaaaacaacaaatgtgttgGCTAAATGCACGCCTGAGATGAGTCTTACTTTGAATGACGCTGAGCCCAAAAAGATGACAGTCCTTCAGCCTGAGGAGGTCACACACCTGGACCAACAATTCCTGGCACAAAGTCTTGACCTAAAGAGGAGATTTCAGGAGATTTTTAGTTTTCTTTAAGAGCATCAGCAATCATATACAACACAACCAAAAATAAGCACACACTTGCTACCCTACCAGGCTGCTTATGTGTAAAGGTTATTTCATGATTTTATCACTTATCGATTCAACTGCTATGACTTATGCAGGTCTGAGCACATTTAGCAACATGCCAAGGTCTACAAAAATGTATATACGGAGTGGTGGAAGTAGACTGAGAATAAATGTTAATATGTTAATGTCTGGATGTCTCCACACCACAAATAACAGTGTTTTTGCCATGAAGTGCAGATCATAAGTTGTAGGAGTTGTTCAGGAGCTTATTCGCTTTGTTGCTGAAATGAAATATGAAAAGATCAATACTACTATCAAGTCTGCGATCAGGCCACAAAGACAACAACATATGTCTACCAGCATGCTTCAAGAGCACTAACGTTTTATATCTGCCTCCGATAATCCACACAAAGGATGGCTCTTTGGTCAACTTTGTCAAAATGTGTTTCATGTTTGGATGTTGGTGGGGTCATGTGACATAACAGCAGCATCAGTATTCCCTAATTCCTGTGTCCTTTTCATATGCTTCCTGGTCTCTCAAACAAATTCTCCCAAGGTGCAAAGTGGGAAAGGGGTTTATTGATGATGATTTATTTACTCACGTTGACGATGATATTGAGGGTGTCGTCGTTGGGcaaaaagacacagacacagcgGCGGTCCTGCATGGTTTTGTTGTTGTGGAAGTTCAGTTTGTTCATCTTCGTGTGGCTGGGACAGAACAGGCCTGTTTGCCTGCTATAGGGGCTCTGGGCCCTCTGACGACCCACCACCGCCCAGTCACTGTAGTTCTGCTTCAGCTGCAGCCGAGTTCAGACACAACCGTGGGCTCAGCAGGCCAAGGAGCACTAACAAGAGTGGGCATGGGGACCCAAGGGGCAGTCAACCACTATGGAGACACATCAGGGAGAATGAATAAGAAAGTTAGTGCATTCTGCAGTATGACAGTGTATGGGCTATAAAGATATGCCCTGCTGTTTGAGGAGGAAGCAATATGAATCATGAATTCGTCTAAAAAGTGAAATGAGGATTTTAAAGGAGCACAAACGCACTGAAATGATCTGACGGGAGacattaaaaagacaaaaacaaaaacaaaaaaatcagggCAGCGTTCCTGTTTATGTCCATGAAGATGTGACagcatttcagaggaatgtcaACGACTCCAGAGGAACATGTGAGCATATGTTTGGAGAGGAAATGATGAAATATAATAACACCATAGAGGAAACACCGACCCGGTGACTCATATCCAAAGCAATTCATATCACTTATCAGTCACCTTCCTATTGTGTTTAaattacgacaaaaaaaaacaatagtctTTCTGAACTCTGACTTCATGgcagcaaaaaacaaaatgagcaTTATCCTGTTTGTTGGGAACAACTGCTCAGGAATTGGATGAGGGGGTTTAGATGTTGACTCGGTGTCCAAATTTGTTGGCTCTGTAACCCAAACAGTTCCACATTTTTCCTTCTGGCATCACTTCTGTGAGCACATTCAGCTCTGTTCTGCTTGAATCTTTTAAATTTCTATCGACTGAAATCCTCTTGCAGGAGCTAAATCTACCTGCTCCAAACCCCCTTATCAACTCGCTTTAAAATGAAGTCTTAAGTATTCAGAGACGTGATCTGTTAGATTTTCAGATTCAATGTTTCGACTGTGTGTTTAAGAATTTCGAACACTATCTGGCACCTGAACCCAGTCAGGTCTCATGTTTGCACCTGTGCTACTATTCTTTACCATTGTAATCTGCCACACAGCACACATTTGTAGACACACCTCGAACTACACTTGATGTCCTGTAAGCAGCAAATACCTCGCAGCTTGAGGATGTGGGAGACCCTCAGAGGGTGTGAAAAGTCTCAGACCAGACAGAAGAATGTTAAAGAACAATCAGTTCAGGTTATCAGCGCTTCCTGTCGAAAGTCGCTCACCTTGAAGCCGTGTTGTCATTAAAAACAGAGAGGATGGATACAGGGCAGGATCGAATTACAGTGGAAGAATCAGCTTTTAAAAAGTTGTGCTCAGAGAATTTAGGGACTTATTCACAGGGACTTAAACCTACACAGCACAAACAAAATTGCACGAAGCACATTTACATTACACTTGAAAATAAGCTGAGCTGTAACCATAGCTCGGGCCGACTGtgcacgttcagctttttaatttaattcacgCATCAATAGTTCATACAACAGCTTTTACAAGGTGAGGCGACGAGTCTTTAAAAACCTTAAATTGT
This region of Odontesthes bonariensis isolate fOdoBon6 chromosome 17, fOdoBon6.hap1, whole genome shotgun sequence genomic DNA includes:
- the frmd6 gene encoding FERM domain-containing protein 6 → MNKLNFHNNKTMQDRRCVCVFLPNDDTLNIIVNVKTLCQELLVQVCDLLRLKDCHLFGLSVIQNNEHIYMELDQKLSKYCPKEWKREASKGIDQFGPPMIIHFRAQYYVENGRLISDRVARYYYYWHLRKQVLLSQCIQREEAYFLLAAFALQADLGNFKRNKHFGKYFEPEAYFPQWVIAKRGREYILRHIPNMHKDQFALTASEAHLKYIKECAQLDDVTVHYYRLYKDKKEVEASLTLGLTLRGIQIFQNVGSVRQLLYDFPWTNVGKLVFVGKKFEILPDGLPSARKLIYYTGCPLRSRHLLQLLSNSHRLYMNLQPVLKQVRRLEENEEKKQYRESYISDALELDMEQLDKRSRASGSSAGSMSHHKRLSRHSTTSHGSSHTSGIETDSFRAPGQAPHRPLRTCNSSTTSHGSSHTSGIESSGKERILDDDEIEMLVDDPKDYEELHEMALDQELCIHITEDMLTMSPDQTNGYSGLIVKDVSSSTSSSSETVVKMRGQSIESLPQTSACRKPQSQSSTDRHSQSLDDIRLYQKDCQQWAELCQDTAHSYTFGCAQELSDGGGSGGGGGGGGGGYQALADQRAGMLTEQHPFPIKRTNKYFSLDLTSDEVPEFVV